The following proteins are encoded in a genomic region of bacterium:
- a CDS encoding deoxyguanosinetriphosphate triphosphohydrolase gives MISLSEHLKREKKDLGAFAAKNSDSKGRIHPEAEHLFRPPYERDRERIIHSSSFRRLTYKTQVFLNHEGDLYRTRLTHTIETDTIARAIASALGANADLCESISLAHDLGHTPFGHTGEEVLDELLSDVGGFEHNKQSLRVVDKLEQRYPDFDGLNLTYETREGIQKHVTRYDFAEDNTEFPQQWPTLEAQIVCISDEIAFMCHDLDDGIYSGLLLPSQLEEELPLWKKLSDEIRAQYKSIHPEMLRKQVIRKLIDLEVTDAVIETDKRISEFAPGSPKDVRELEEKLAVHSEEIILQNELLNTYLLNKLYRHYKVLRMSMKARMVIEALFKVYIEEPNQLPEGSREKLDNEDTRIVVADYIAGMTDRFAMNEYKKLFDPFEKLL, from the coding sequence TTGATAAGTTTAAGTGAGCATTTAAAAAGAGAAAAAAAAGACTTAGGGGCATTTGCCGCAAAGAACTCCGACTCAAAGGGTAGAATACATCCTGAAGCGGAACATCTATTTCGCCCTCCTTATGAGAGGGATCGCGAACGTATTATACACTCCAGTTCTTTTCGAAGGTTAACATATAAAACGCAGGTTTTTTTAAACCATGAAGGTGACCTCTATAGAACACGCTTAACACACACTATTGAAACTGATACTATAGCTCGCGCTATTGCTTCAGCTCTGGGTGCAAATGCCGACCTTTGTGAATCCATCTCACTCGCTCACGATCTCGGACACACACCTTTCGGACACACTGGCGAGGAGGTTCTAGATGAGCTTTTATCAGATGTGGGTGGCTTCGAACACAACAAACAAAGCCTCAGAGTAGTAGATAAATTAGAACAAAGATACCCCGATTTTGACGGCTTGAATTTAACCTATGAAACACGAGAGGGCATTCAGAAACATGTAACACGATATGACTTTGCTGAGGATAACACAGAATTTCCTCAGCAATGGCCTACCCTAGAGGCTCAGATAGTCTGCATATCTGACGAAATAGCCTTCATGTGTCACGACCTCGATGACGGAATATATTCCGGTTTGCTTCTTCCCTCACAACTCGAAGAGGAATTACCACTTTGGAAAAAGCTTAGCGATGAAATCCGCGCTCAATATAAATCGATTCATCCTGAAATGCTCAGGAAACAAGTAATCAGAAAGCTTATTGATTTGGAAGTGACAGATGCTGTCATCGAGACGGATAAGCGAATTTCGGAATTCGCCCCCGGTTCTCCGAAGGATGTCCGTGAACTCGAAGAGAAATTAGCCGTCCACAGTGAGGAGATTATTCTACAAAACGAACTTCTTAACACGTATTTATTGAATAAACTATATCGCCATTATAAGGTTCTTCGCATGAGCATGAAAGCACGCATGGTTATAGAGGCGCTATTTAAAGTGTATATTGAAGAACCCAATCAACTTCCAGAGGGAAGCAGGGAGAAACTGGATAACGAAGATACTCGGATTGTCGTTGCCGACTATATTGCCGGAATGACCGACCGGTTTGCCATGAACGAGTATAAAAAGTTATTCGATCCTTTTGAAAAGTTATTATAA